Proteins encoded in a region of the Pigmentiphaga litoralis genome:
- a CDS encoding M15 family metallopeptidase, with translation MTRSSSTAGACLAAAALLTSVAAITPVQAQPGPDLSIPAGFVHLTDIAQTIPLDVRYHGSNNFLGRPVRGYHAPTCILTLPAAQRLRDIQRELRPSGLSLKVFDCYRPQQAVDDFIAWAKDASDQKAKAAYYPNVPKDQLFERGFIAERSGHSRGSTVDLTLTALPPVSLPEAVGTAPGARPTRGVLLPNGEVDMGTPFDLFDVQSHTDNPDLPEEVRHNRKFLETLMLKHGFTGVQEEWWHFTLLDEPYPDTYFNFPVR, from the coding sequence ATGACACGATCTTCTTCCACGGCCGGCGCCTGCCTGGCCGCCGCCGCCCTGCTTACGTCAGTGGCTGCTATCACGCCCGTGCAGGCCCAGCCCGGCCCCGACCTGTCGATCCCGGCGGGTTTCGTGCACCTGACCGACATCGCGCAGACCATTCCGCTGGATGTCCGCTATCACGGCAGCAATAACTTCCTGGGCCGGCCGGTGCGGGGCTACCACGCGCCCACCTGCATCCTGACCCTGCCCGCGGCGCAGCGGCTGCGCGACATCCAGCGCGAACTGCGGCCGTCCGGCCTGTCGCTCAAGGTGTTCGACTGCTACCGGCCGCAGCAGGCCGTGGACGACTTCATTGCCTGGGCAAAGGATGCGTCCGACCAGAAGGCCAAGGCGGCCTATTACCCCAATGTGCCCAAGGACCAGCTGTTCGAACGCGGCTTCATTGCGGAACGGTCGGGCCACAGCCGCGGCAGCACGGTCGATCTGACCCTGACGGCCCTGCCCCCGGTTTCCTTGCCGGAGGCAGTCGGCACAGCCCCCGGGGCGCGGCCCACGCGGGGCGTGCTGCTGCCCAATGGCGAGGTGGACATGGGCACGCCCTTCGACCTTTTTGATGTACAGTCGCACACGGACAATCCGGATCTTCCCGAGGAAGTGCGACATAACCGGAAGTTCCTCGAGACCCTCATGCTCAAACATGGGTTCACGGGCGTGCAGGAAGAATGGTGGCACTTCACCCTCCTGGACGAGCCCTACCCCGACACTTACTTCAATTTCCCGGTCCGCTGA
- a CDS encoding MFS transporter, with protein sequence MHVSDGLPTPRKYWALAATLLAMAMTVLEATITNIALPTIARDLAIQPAQAVWIVNAYQLAIVVGLLPCSSLGEIYGYRRVFAVGMALFTAASAGCAIAGSFDLLIGFRLLQGLGAAATMSVTPALLRFIYSQKQFGRAIGFNALVVACSSAAGPVIGSLILSVASWPWLFAVNVPIGIAILAFGVKHQPVTELAKRDFDWLSALLSALFFGLLIYGVDHLLSDFGTAMITLVASAVAGFLLIRRELPRAVPLLPLDLLRIRVFAFSIGASVCAFSAQTAAFISLPFYFQQAMGRSQLETGLLMMPWPLAVAIAAPVSGRVSEMISPSVLCSLGTALLGLSLTTMILLPASVPNGVLMGCMAVAGAGFGMFQTPNNRVMLTAAPRARSGGAGGLQATARQFGMAWGAALTALAFTALPSHGPTGALTLAVVFTIASSIVSAARKGGKLRAPAG encoded by the coding sequence ATGCACGTCTCAGATGGCCTGCCCACGCCGCGTAAATACTGGGCACTCGCCGCGACCCTGCTAGCGATGGCCATGACGGTCCTCGAAGCGACCATCACCAACATTGCCCTGCCGACCATCGCGCGCGACCTGGCGATCCAGCCGGCGCAGGCCGTCTGGATCGTCAACGCCTATCAGCTGGCCATTGTGGTGGGCTTGCTGCCGTGTTCATCGCTGGGCGAAATCTACGGCTACCGGCGGGTATTCGCGGTCGGCATGGCCTTGTTCACGGCGGCCTCGGCCGGCTGCGCCATTGCGGGATCGTTCGACCTGCTGATCGGCTTTCGCCTGCTGCAGGGCCTGGGCGCCGCCGCGACCATGAGCGTGACGCCCGCCCTGCTCCGCTTCATCTATTCCCAGAAACAATTCGGCCGCGCGATCGGCTTCAACGCCCTGGTGGTGGCCTGCTCGTCGGCGGCCGGGCCGGTGATCGGATCGCTGATCCTGTCGGTGGCGTCGTGGCCCTGGCTGTTTGCGGTGAACGTTCCGATCGGGATCGCCATCCTGGCTTTTGGCGTCAAGCACCAGCCCGTTACGGAACTGGCCAAACGGGACTTCGACTGGCTCAGCGCCCTGCTCAGCGCCCTGTTTTTCGGCCTGCTGATCTACGGGGTGGACCATCTGCTGTCCGACTTCGGCACGGCCATGATCACGCTGGTGGCGTCGGCCGTGGCGGGCTTCCTGCTGATCCGGCGCGAGCTGCCTCGCGCCGTGCCGCTGCTGCCGCTGGACCTGCTGCGGATCCGGGTGTTCGCCTTTTCGATCGGGGCATCGGTATGCGCGTTTTCGGCCCAGACCGCCGCCTTCATTTCGCTGCCTTTCTACTTTCAGCAGGCCATGGGCCGCAGCCAGCTCGAAACCGGTCTGTTGATGATGCCGTGGCCGCTGGCCGTGGCGATCGCGGCGCCGGTGTCGGGCCGCGTATCGGAAATGATTTCACCGTCGGTGCTGTGTTCCCTCGGCACGGCCTTGCTGGGCTTGTCGTTGACGACGATGATCCTGCTGCCCGCGTCGGTGCCCAACGGGGTGCTGATGGGATGCATGGCGGTGGCCGGCGCAGGCTTCGGCATGTTCCAGACGCCGAACAATCGCGTCATGCTGACGGCGGCCCCCCGGGCACGTAGCGGCGGTGCGGGTGGCCTGCAGGCCACGGCGCGCCAGTTCGGGATGGCGTGGGGTGCGGCGCTGACGGCGTTGGCGTTCACCGCGTTGCCATCGCATGGGCCCACCGGTGCGCTGACGCTGGCCGTGGTCTTCACGATCGCGTCGTCGATTGTCAGTGCCGCGCGCAAGGGTGGCAAGCTGCGGGCGCCGGCGGGGTAA
- a CDS encoding endonuclease/exonuclease/phosphatase family protein: MSIVRVVSYNIHKGMSAMGGRESGQDLRLGLHGLRADLAFLQEVQGRNDRRGTLNAQHEMLAAALRLEAAYGRNAIRRDTDHGNALLSRFPILSHHNEDISDHRMEQRGLLHATVQVADHEVHCFVVHLGLFAAGRSRQIEALVARIGSLVPSHCPILIAGDFNDWTNVLSKVLVERLGVHEVFATAPRGQSTELPRLRDSARVLGQMLKDRNLSPLRQGIGAQPLRIGAGGAFQAPRPPRTFPAVFPWLRLDRIYQRGFSVRHASVLHGRPWTRLSDHAPLLAELELP; encoded by the coding sequence ATGTCCATTGTCAGAGTCGTCAGCTACAACATCCATAAAGGGATGTCGGCCATGGGCGGGCGCGAGTCCGGCCAGGACCTGCGCCTGGGCCTGCATGGCTTGCGTGCCGACCTGGCCTTCCTGCAGGAAGTGCAGGGCCGCAACGACCGCCGCGGCACCCTGAACGCCCAGCACGAAATGCTGGCCGCCGCGTTAAGGCTGGAAGCTGCCTATGGCCGCAACGCCATCCGCCGCGACACCGATCACGGCAATGCGCTGCTGTCGCGCTTTCCCATCCTGTCGCATCACAACGAAGACATTTCCGACCATCGCATGGAGCAGCGCGGCTTGCTGCACGCCACCGTGCAGGTCGCCGATCACGAAGTGCATTGTTTCGTGGTGCATCTGGGCCTGTTCGCCGCGGGCCGGTCGCGGCAGATCGAAGCGCTGGTTGCCCGCATCGGCAGCCTGGTGCCGTCGCACTGCCCGATCCTGATCGCCGGTGACTTCAACGACTGGACCAATGTGCTGTCGAAAGTGCTGGTGGAACGGCTGGGTGTGCATGAAGTGTTCGCGACGGCCCCGCGTGGCCAGAGCACCGAGCTGCCGCGCCTGCGCGATTCCGCCAGGGTGCTGGGGCAGATGCTGAAGGACCGGAATCTGTCGCCGCTGCGCCAGGGCATTGGCGCGCAACCGCTGCGCATCGGCGCGGGCGGGGCCTTCCAGGCGCCGCGTCCACCGCGTACCTTCCCGGCAGTGTTCCCGTGGTTGCGGCTGGACCGCATTTACCAACGGGGCTTTTCGGTGAGGCATGCCAGCGTGCTGCATGGCCGGCCGTGGACACGCTTGTCGGACCACGCGCCGCTGCTGGCGGAACTGGAATTGCCTTAA
- a CDS encoding DUF423 domain-containing protein: MLRSSRVLLACAAPMGASGVIFAAMATHLQGGGTLSTAALFLLMHACAVLGMAALLPHVEGGRRALCVAGALLVAGTFLFSGDLVLRQLAGMKLLWGTAPFGGGMMIVGWLAAAVPVLFDRRARAS, from the coding sequence ATGTTGCGCTCTTCTCGTGTCCTGCTCGCCTGTGCCGCCCCCATGGGCGCGTCGGGCGTCATCTTTGCAGCGATGGCCACCCATCTGCAAGGCGGCGGCACCCTTTCCACCGCGGCATTGTTCCTGTTGATGCACGCCTGCGCCGTCCTGGGCATGGCGGCGCTGCTTCCCCACGTGGAAGGCGGCCGGCGCGCCCTGTGCGTTGCCGGGGCCTTGCTGGTGGCGGGCACCTTCCTGTTCTCGGGCGACCTGGTGCTGCGCCAGCTGGCGGGCATGAAGCTGCTGTGGGGCACCGCGCCTTTCGGCGGCGGCATGATGATCGTCGGCTGGCTGGCCGCCGCGGTACCTGTCCTGTTTGACAGGCGGGCGCGCGCATCCTGA
- a CDS encoding VOC family protein has product MANIPLFHLAFPVDSLAEARAFYGELLGCPEGRSSDAWVDFDFYGHQIVAHLSPGEARSAKTSDVDDHAVPVRHFGAILSMEQWDTLADKLRAAGTKFVIEPYVRFKGEVGEQATMFFMDPSGNALEFKAFGDMSQVFAK; this is encoded by the coding sequence ATGGCGAACATCCCGTTGTTTCATCTGGCATTCCCGGTCGACAGCCTGGCAGAAGCCCGTGCCTTCTACGGCGAACTTCTCGGCTGTCCCGAAGGTCGAAGCTCCGACGCCTGGGTGGACTTCGACTTCTATGGTCACCAGATCGTGGCCCACCTGTCGCCAGGCGAAGCCCGCAGCGCCAAGACCAGCGACGTTGACGACCACGCCGTGCCGGTCCGTCACTTCGGTGCGATCCTGTCCATGGAACAGTGGGATACGCTGGCCGACAAGCTGCGCGCCGCCGGCACCAAATTCGTCATCGAACCCTATGTGCGCTTCAAGGGCGAAGTGGGCGAACAGGCTACTATGTTCTTTATGGATCCCTCGGGCAACGCACTCGAATTCAAGGCTTTCGGCGACATGAGCCAGGTCTTCGCGAAGTAA
- a CDS encoding LysR family transcriptional regulator — MIRYLRTFATAAQTASFSATGDRLGLTQSAVSTQIKRLEDDLGYTLFDRAGKSVALNAQGRQALATAERILDLYDSLKGGQARVASTPIAIGAISTAQIGLLPRALRGFRDVYPGVHVNVLPGMSVQLLSQIDAQELDAAVMIKPNLGIPKDLKWLPLMQEPYVAIAPLRSRGTLDGLLRTLPFIRYNRRSYGGQPVDQFLKRQRLQVNDIMELDEPAVILRMVREGLGCAILPGLLAGVRGERVRVMALPGPPLHREIGVLVRQSALKDPVLKALVDSLTVQADALVRPPHHP, encoded by the coding sequence GTGATCCGCTACCTTCGAACCTTCGCCACGGCGGCGCAGACCGCGTCGTTCTCGGCCACCGGCGACCGGCTGGGGCTGACGCAATCCGCCGTCAGCACGCAGATCAAGCGCCTGGAAGACGACCTGGGCTACACGCTGTTCGACCGCGCCGGCAAGTCGGTTGCGCTCAACGCCCAGGGCCGCCAGGCGCTGGCCACGGCCGAACGCATCCTGGACCTGTACGACTCGCTCAAGGGCGGCCAGGCACGCGTGGCCAGCACGCCCATCGCCATCGGGGCGATCTCCACCGCGCAGATCGGTCTGCTGCCCCGCGCGCTGCGGGGGTTTCGCGATGTCTATCCCGGCGTGCATGTGAATGTGCTGCCCGGCATGTCGGTGCAATTGCTGTCGCAGATCGATGCGCAGGAACTGGATGCCGCGGTCATGATCAAGCCCAACCTGGGCATCCCGAAAGACCTGAAATGGCTGCCGCTGATGCAGGAACCGTATGTGGCGATTGCCCCCTTGCGCAGCCGCGGCACGCTGGATGGCCTGCTGCGCACCCTGCCTTTCATCCGGTACAACCGCCGATCGTACGGCGGCCAGCCGGTTGACCAGTTCCTGAAACGGCAGCGGCTGCAGGTCAACGACATCATGGAACTGGACGAGCCCGCCGTGATTCTGCGCATGGTGCGCGAAGGCCTGGGATGCGCGATCCTGCCAGGCCTGCTGGCTGGCGTGCGCGGTGAACGGGTACGTGTGATGGCGTTGCCCGGACCGCCCCTGCATCGCGAAATCGGCGTGCTGGTGCGGCAGTCCGCGCTGAAGGACCCGGTGCTGAAGGCCTTGGTGGACAGCCTGACGGTGCAGGCGGATGCATTGGTCAGGCCACCCCACCATCCTTGA
- a CDS encoding DUF4148 domain-containing protein gives MTKTHVISALSATLIGLAAFGAQAQEINRTGEYPYASSTSQSSEVSAAQVHQELMQAKARGEVVDGDLYGLLPMSTNSDASYAQTKQQLLQSKADGYYFNNATYPVPGRTARRG, from the coding sequence ATGACCAAGACCCACGTTATCAGCGCCCTGTCGGCAACCCTGATCGGCCTCGCCGCTTTTGGCGCCCAAGCCCAGGAAATCAACCGCACCGGCGAATACCCCTACGCATCGTCCACCTCGCAAAGCAGTGAAGTCAGCGCCGCTCAAGTCCATCAGGAACTGATGCAAGCCAAGGCCCGCGGTGAAGTCGTCGACGGTGATCTGTATGGCCTGCTGCCCATGAGCACCAACAGCGACGCATCGTATGCCCAGACCAAGCAACAACTGCTGCAATCGAAGGCTGACGGCTACTACTTCAACAACGCGACCTATCCCGTTCCAGGCCGCACTGCCCGCCGCGGTTAA
- a CDS encoding DUF4148 domain-containing protein, giving the protein MKTPRILGIVSAGLIGLAALGVQAQEINRTGEYPYVNSFTPSTVSAAQVRQELMQAKANGQMGDSELYGLLPMGTPSTTSYEQTRADLAKWRADGYYFNDATYPVPGRTVRKG; this is encoded by the coding sequence ATGAAGACCCCTCGTATCCTTGGCATCGTGTCTGCCGGCCTGATCGGCCTGGCCGCCCTGGGCGTGCAAGCCCAGGAAATCAACCGTACCGGCGAATATCCCTACGTCAACAGCTTCACACCCAGCACCGTCAGCGCCGCTCAGGTCCGCCAGGAACTGATGCAGGCCAAGGCCAATGGCCAGATGGGCGACAGCGAGCTGTATGGCCTGCTACCCATGGGCACGCCCAGCACCACGTCGTATGAGCAGACCCGCGCCGACCTGGCAAAGTGGCGTGCCGACGGCTATTACTTCAACGACGCGACCTACCCGGTTCCCGGCCGCACCGTCCGCAAGGGTTGA